AGCCACAAAACACATAAATGCAGGAGATTCGTTAAAGCCATCATTTTCTAAATCCTTTAAAGTAACTTCAACAGCATCAGGTTCATTTTCAAAATGCGCTAATTGATTTATTAACAATAGCACTTGTGGCATATCTTCTTTTTCTGCCTTTCTAATTGTGAAACTCATAATTTTTTTAAATTATTTCAAAGATAGTTTAAAGTTGAATATATAAAAGATTAATCTTGAGCGAAAACGTTGTAGTTCATTAAAAATAACGGATATTTGTAGTATAAAAATCTAATTTATGTCTCATAAAAAGCAAACCTTAGGAGAATTTATTATTGAAAATCAAGCATCCTTTAAATATTCTTCGGGTGAATTATCTAGTCTTATTAATTCTATTAGACTAGCCGCCAAAGTTGTAAATCATGAAGTAAATAAAGCCGGATTGGTAGATATTATTGGAGCTGCTGGTGATACAAATATACAAGGTGAAGACCAACAAAAATTAGATGTCTATGCCAATGAAAAATTTATTCAAACACTAACAAATAGAAATATAGTTTGTGGGATTGCAAGTGAAGAGGAAGATGATTTTATTACTATTAATAGTCAAGATGAAAATCATCAAAATAAATATGTGGTGTTAATAGACCCGTTAGATGGTTCTTCAAATATTGATGTAAATGTATCTGTAGGAACTATTTTTTCAATTTACAGACGTGTGACACCTGTTGGAAGCCCAGTAACTATTGAAGATTTTTTACAAAAAGGGAGTCAACAAGTTGCAGCAGGCTATGTTGTTTATGGAACTTCTACGATGTTAGTTTATACTACAGGTGATGGTGTTAATGGGTTTACATTGAATCCTGCCATTGGGTCATTTTATTTATCGCACCCAGACATGCTGTTTCCAGAAGACGGATATA
The genomic region above belongs to Mariniflexile litorale and contains:
- the fbp gene encoding class 1 fructose-bisphosphatase — its product is MSHKKQTLGEFIIENQASFKYSSGELSSLINSIRLAAKVVNHEVNKAGLVDIIGAAGDTNIQGEDQQKLDVYANEKFIQTLTNRNIVCGIASEEEDDFITINSQDENHQNKYVVLIDPLDGSSNIDVNVSVGTIFSIYRRVTPVGSPVTIEDFLQKGSQQVAAGYVVYGTSTMLVYTTGDGVNGFTLNPAIGSFYLSHPDMLFPEDGYIYSVNEGNYIHFPQGVKNYIKYCQQEEGDRPYTSRYIGSLVSDFHRNMIKGGIYLYPKSSLNSNGKLRLLYECNPMAFLAEQANGKASDGFTRILDIKPTELHERVPFICGSKNMVEKCEEFMRDAQ